One Cheilinus undulatus linkage group 22, ASM1832078v1, whole genome shotgun sequence DNA window includes the following coding sequences:
- the tifa gene encoding TRAF-interacting protein with FHA domain-containing protein A, translating to MSVSQTMETEEDLLTCLHIKIYHPQQSSKGLYHLLPLGTRGRYSADDPLRLGRDANACTFALNDMRVSRKQLVLFAYRTPQSPDMLFTIQNLSQRGKLSVNSSALGYLERMDLPDKALIRFGEYEMLIVRESGEAKASFEVEFEVLTTSPSRETCMCVPSKNPVMDTGSYGINSLTAEFSLMGPLEIDETLICQS from the coding sequence ATGAGTGTGTCCCAGACAatggagacagaggaggatcTCCTCACATGTCTCCATATCAAGATTTACCACCCTCAGCAGAGCTCTAAGGGCCTCTACCACCTTCTTCCTCTAGGGACCAGGGGCCGATATTCAGCTGATGACCCTCTCCGGCTGGGACGTGACGCCAACGCCTGCACCTTTGCACTGAACGACATGCGGGTGTCTCGCAAACAGCTGGTTCTCTTTGCCTACCGGACCCCACAGAGTCCAGATATGCTGTTCACCATCCAGAACTTAAGCCAGAGAGGGAAGCTGTCAGTGAACAGCTCAGCGCTGGGCTATCTGGAGAGGATGGACCTCCCTGATAAGGCCCTAATCCGGTTCGGAGAGTATGAAATGCTCATTGTCCGCGAGTCAGGCGAGGCTAAAGCGAGCTTTGAGGTGGAGTTTGAGGTGCTGACAACATCTCCATCCAGAGagacatgcatgtgtgtgccCAGTAAGAATCCAGTCATGGACACAGGCTCCTATGGGATTAACAGTTTAACAGCTGAATTTTCATTGATGGGCCCACTGGAGATTGACGAAACTCTGATTTGCCAGTCGTGA
- the LOC121504214 gene encoding TRAF-interacting protein with FHA domain-containing protein A-like isoform X1, with the protein MSVSQSMETEEDLLTCLHIKIYHPQHNSKNLYLHLPLETRSRHSADDPLRLGRDGNACTFALNDTRVSRKQLVFYAYRIPQSPDMLFTIQNLSQRGKLSVNSSALDYLERMDLPDKALIRFGEYEMLIVRESGEAKASFEVGFEVLKVPPSRETCESVPSMSPVMDTGTSATAEQTSMGTCSSSIDRLDVF; encoded by the coding sequence aTGAGTGTGTCCCAGAGTATGGAGACTGAGGAGGATCTCCTCACATGTCTCCATATCAAGATTTACCACCCTCAGCATAACTCCAAGAATCTCTAcctgcatcttcctcttgagACCAGGAGTCGACACTCAGCAGATGACCCTCTCCGGCTGGGACGTGATGGCAATGCCTGCACCTTTGCACTGAACGACACACGGGTGTCCCGCAAACAGCTGGTCTTCTATGCCTATCGTATCCCACAGAGTCCAGATATGCTGTTCACCATCCAGAACTTAAGCCAGAGAGGGAAACTGTCAGTGAACAGCTCAGCACTGGACTATCTGGAGAGGATGGACCTCCCGGATAAGGCCCTAATCCGGTTCGGAGAGTATGAAATGCTCATCGTTCGTGAGTCAGGTGAGGCTAAAGCGAGCTTTGAGGTGGGGTTTGAGGTGCTGAAGGTTCCTCCATCCAGGGAGACATGCGAGAGTGTTCCAAGCATGAGTCCAGTCATGGACACAGGAACCAGTGCCACAGCTGAACAGACAAGCATGGGCACATGCAGCAGTTCCATCGATAGGCTTGATGTATTTTAG
- the LOC121504214 gene encoding TRAF-interacting protein with FHA domain-containing protein A-like isoform X2 — MSVSQSMETEEDLLTCLHIKIYHPQHNSKNLYLHLPLETRSRHSADDPLRLGRDGNACTFALNDTRVSRKQLVFYAYRIPQSPDMLFTIQNLSQRGKLSVNSSALDYLERMDLPDKALIRFGEYEMLIVRESAGEAKTTRNWFPLHGTTLYYWPANWPNLWRISG; from the exons aTGAGTGTGTCCCAGAGTATGGAGACTGAGGAGGATCTCCTCACATGTCTCCATATCAAGATTTACCACCCTCAGCATAACTCCAAGAATCTCTAcctgcatcttcctcttgagACCAGGAGTCGACACTCAGCAGATGACCCTCTCCGGCTGGGACGTGATGGCAATGCCTGCACCTTTGCACTGAACGACACACGGGTGTCCCGCAAACAGCTGGTCTTCTATGCCTATCGTATCCCACAGAGTCCAGATATGCTGTTCACCATCCAGAACTTAAGCCAGAGAGGGAAACTGTCAGTGAACAGCTCAGCACTGGACTATCTGGAGAGGATGGACCTCCCGGATAAGGCCCTAATCCGGTTCGGAGAGTATGAAATGCTCATCGTTCGTGAGTCAG caggagaagccaaaactaccagaaactggtttccTCTCCATGGGACGACTCTGTACtactggccagccaactggcccAACCTGTGGAGAATCTCTGGGTAA